The Natrinema caseinilyticum genomic sequence GAGCTTACCGACCGTATCGAGGAAATGAACATCGACTCCGGCGAAGTCGACCCCGATATGGGACCGCTCGTCTCCGAGGGTCACTTCGAGAAGGTCACCAGGTACCTCGAAATTGGGAAGTCAGAAGCCGGTGAGCCGCTTATCGGCGGAGATGCACTGGACCGCGACGGCTACTTCATCGAGCCAACGGTTTTCACCGACGTCGACAACGATATGCGAATTGCTCAGGAGGAAATCTTCGGTCCGGTACTCTCGGTCATTGAGTTCAGCACTGAAGAAGAGGTGATGGATATCGCCAACGATGTTGATTACGGCCTCGTGGCAGGTATCCACACGCAGAACATGGGCCGCGCCCACCGTTTCGCCCGCGACGTTCGCGCCGGTCAGATCTACATCAACGAGTGGTTTGCGGGCGGTGAAGAGACGCCATTCGGCGGCTTCAAAGAGAGCGGCTTCGGTCGCGAAAAAGGTCTCGACGCGGTCGATTCATACACTCAGGTGAAGAACGTCTGTGCTGACATCACCCCGAATTGATTGACAGACACGATGGACAGTGTCGCTGCCTTTGTATTATCTGAACTGAGGTGCGAGGTCCGTTCCGCAACGACCGAACAAATTGGGTGAGAAGTAACACGCTGTGTTGCTATTGACCCGAATAAGAGTGGGTCGTGGAAATGTCCGGTTTCATCCGTAAGCGCGATAGCATCAGCCCGGGCAAATAAGGAGTATTTCACAGTTCTCACCGTGTCTTGGCTGGGTGTAGAAGGAGGTCTTAAAAAGGCAGAACTATGTTTGCCTCAAAGGGTATGCGAGATTGTCGCATTGAGTAATGTAGATGAGCGTCGAAGTTGCCAAACGGTACTTTGAGCTAATGGATAGTGCTGATGCTGGAACCGATGAAGTCCTTGAACTGTACGGGGACGACCCAGTCGTCCACTCATCACGCGCCGGCGTCGTCCGCGGCCTCGATGATATCCGACAATTCTACGTGGACAACTCCGACTTCTTCACTGGCGGGGAGCATCATATGACGGATTTTCATCAGGACGGGAACACGGTCGTCTGCGAGGGATACCTCGACGGCGAGACGACTGTCGGTCGTGAGGCGAACGGTGTCCCCCTCTGCGATGTGATGGAATTCAACGACGACGGTGAAATTGTTGCCTTCCGTGCATACCTTGACTATCGAGGATATGTTGACGAAGTTCCCGAGGATGTTCCAAACGTCCGAGCGGAGGCAGAATGAGGACCGAATCTGCAGTAGGGGACGAAGAGGCGAACACCGGCCATCTCGTATACCTAAACGGCCCCAGGGATCTCGAATTCCGCGAATACGAGATTCCGGACCCCGAGCCCTACGCCATCGTGACAGAAGTTGTTCGGTCGAACGTGTGTGGGTCAGAACTGCACGTTTGGAAGGGCGACCATCCTCTGAAAGACTGCGTGCTTGGTCACGAGGCGCTCTGTCGAATCTCCGATCTCGGGGAGAAGGTCGATACCGATAGTGCGGGAAATCCCGTCGAAGAAGGCGACCTCGTCGCACCCGTGTACTTCCAGACTTGCCAATCCTGTGACTTCTGTCGGCGTGGTGAATTCTACGCGTGTGACAACGACTATGAACACACCGGAAAGTCGCCGGAGATCTGGCCACACTTTCACGCACCTTGGGGGACACACTATTATATCTACCCGGACAACCAATTCTTCAAAATACCCGAAGAACTCGAAGAGAACTTGAATGTCGCCGCAGCAGCAAATTGCGCACTCTCGCAGGTGTTGTTCGGTATCGAGGAAGTGGGAATAGATTACAACGACACCGTCGTCATACAAGGTGCGGGTGGCCTCGGCCTCAACGCGACAGTCGTCGCAAACGAGTACGGTGCGGAGACAATCGTCATAGACGGTGTGGACAAGCGACTCGAGCAAGCAGCGGCATTTGGTGCCGACCACACTATCGACTTCCGCGAACTCGATTCGGTCGAGATTAGAAAGGAACGTGTCGAAGAGATCACAAACGGCGACGGTGCCGATGTTAGTATTGAGGTCGCCGGTGTTCCTGAGGCATTTACCGAGGGAATCGAACTGCTCCGAAAGGGGGGACGCTATCTGGAGATGGGGAACGTCAGGCCCGGACATCAAGTCGACTTCGATCCCGGAAAACTCACCCGGAAGTCCATAGACATCACCACGGCTGTCGAGTACGACCCTTGGGTCCTTTACGACGCGTTGCAGTTCCTCGCAAAGACCGTCGACGAGTATCCCTACGAACGACTCATCGACGCTGAGTATCCGCTTGAAGCTATCGAAGACGCATTAGAGGCCTCGGAGAGTCGCGACCTGACACGTGCTACGCTCGTGCCACCTAATTGACTGGCCCTGATGTCCGATGATTAATCTACTTTGGGAATATTGATGTAGATACTCATGCTAACTGCACAGTTGAGCGTCCAATACGAGGGCGATTGGACCAGCAATCTCGTCGACTACGATGTGTCCGGTGAGTTTCTCGCTTCTACCTTCCGTGACCGTCGCTATTTCGGATTATTCGCGCTCGAAGTCGCCGAATCAGACTATGATGACGTCATAGAGATAATCCGAGAGCATGAATCCACAGTGTCTATCGACATCATCGAAAAGTACTCCGTTGGTGGTGTCGACCGTCTCTCGGCGACGCTACTCATCCGAAGTCAACACTTTGAGTACACGCCTCTTCAGGTTCTCTTGCACGAAGGGTTTATTCCACTCGGTGGCTTCGGCGAATTGCATAATGGTGCTGAGAGTTTTGACTTACTGTTGACGATCAGAGAGGATCTTTCAGAGGCGGTCGAGTTGCTCGAGCGTTTCGGACCCGTTAAAATAGAGTACGTCTCATCCGAGTTTCAGAGACAAACAACGCCAAGTGTTACCCAATGGACTGAACTGTTCGAGACGGTAACACCGCGCCGCCGTAAGGTTCTCAATAAGGCGCTTGAAGCAGGCTACTTCGACATTCCACGCGGAAGCACGCTACAAGAAATCGCGGACGACCTCGGTATCGCGAAGACTACCGCATCACAACATCTTCGAAAAGCAGAAAAAGACATCATGCAGTTTTTCATACAGTACGTGAATATATCAGCTGGAAAGGATTGATTGCCAACGAGTACTATTTAGATCAGAACTTTCGCTGAGGTCTGCCCGTTGAGTGACCGATGCGGTTCCGTAACATTACACGGAACTCGGCACTGTCTAGTTTAGCACCTCTGCAGGTGTCTATCAATTATGTTATTTATGCGGTTGTTGTGTGTTATAGTAATGTACAAACTATTCAAGTTGCTCTCTGATGCTCGTCCGACTGCCGACCCACGAGTTATGGAAGCGACCGACCCGCATTTTGAGGGTGTGAAACCACTTTCGATCAAATTACTCTCGACGTAGTCGAACTGACCGCTCACCTCAAATCGATCGAGGGAAGTCAGATAGCCGTAGTCGTCGACGAGAAACACAGCTTCGGAGAGATCCTATTTCTCGGTCAATCTACGAACGAATGTTACGGCTGGATCAGTCCCTCCCCGTCCGGAGACTGCGACATCGAGAATCAACCGTGAGTCGATGTCTATTGCAGACTATGCCCAAGTCCAGTTTTCATTGATCTTCACAGCTGTCTGATCGATGGTGGCCCGCGACGGCGAATCCGTCGCGGGTCTGGAACGCTGTCAGCCAACCGATGTACCCGGTGCCAGATTGCTTGATGAGGGCGTTCGACGCCGATAAAGCGAAGAATCGCTTGTGTCTCTCGGAGTGAACAACCAGTCGCGTGGAGGCGGACGGCGAACACCCTGACGAGCGTCGCCGTCCGCTCACGCTCCCAGGACTCATCAAATTCCGCCGCGTAGTCCTCGCTGAGCAGGTCTACGAGCATCATTCCAGACCCACTCTCCGACCTGCTCACATCTCAAACCGCGCTACCTGGACGTTGCCGTGTACCGAATACAATGCAGTACTGGAGAGAATCGAATACGGTGCAAATGACATCGAACCGAACCTTCTAACATGGTGTTTCGCGTGTTCGCTGTCGAATGCGACGGCCACGGGTGGACTGGATGACGCGGGGCGACGATGCGATCCTCGAGTTTCTTCTCAACGAGGGTAACCGCCCCCTCATCGCGAATCCGTCCACCGTGGAGGAAAACATCGATTACAAGATCTCGCACGTGCGCTGCAGACTTCGTGCATTGCAGGACGGTGGACTCGTGGAGTATTACGACGAGGAGCGGGGTCTCTATCGGATCAGTGAGCGAGGCCGGGCGTCTCTCGAGGCTGAACTCGACGCGGAGGATCTCAAATCATCGTAGCGAGACGGTTTGCTCAAGCGATCACGCCTCGTCGGAATGCGTGGCCCGATCGATTCAGAGAATGTAGGCCTCGGCAGGTGAGTCGGACCGGCGGTTCGCCGCCGTCCGTTCAATTGTGGGTTGGACGAACATCGTGCCAGGGACACGTGCGAATCTACCGATTTCACTCCTACCACCGACCATAGATGGTGACGTCCTGATGAGTCTGCTCTCATAGCGACTCGCTCGTGTAGTTGTGAACTCTTCGAACATCGCAAACGTCTCCCGTTTGCGCGGCCGTTCGGCTGTCCCTGCGTGAAAACACTCACTACCCCACGGCAGCGAGAATTTTCCACGACGGGCAGCCGGCAGTATCACTCGGCTTTCTCGTCCTCGTACTTCTTTTCCGTTTCGGGCTCTTTCTCGGGTTCGTCTTCTTTCGGCTCCTCTTCGTCCGACTCGACGTCCTCTTCGTCCGGCGGGGAATCCTCCGTGAGGAGTATCTCGAACGGCTCATCGGCGGGTGCTCCCTCCGTCTCGAGGTAGCCAATCGCGAACGCGGAGTAGACGGCCCCTCCGGCGAGGGAAACGTCTATTTCGAAGACGCTGGTCTCTCGGTCACCCGCAGGATAGATGACGAGCGTATACTCGCCTTCCGGGACTTCGGTGTAACCGGATTCGCCGAAAGCGACGTTCTCGAACAGCGCGTCCCCGTTTTCACCGGCAACGACGTCCACCGCGGGAGCGTCGGGTGAGGCGTGGAGGACGCGAACGCGAGCGGTACCCGGACCGACCGGGCTGTTATCGTCCTCGAGTATTAGCGCCTCGAGGGGCTGGTTTTCGGCGGCCACTTCGCCGATCGCCGCAGCGGTGTAGTCCCCGTCGTCGACCTCGACGGTCTTCTCGAGCACTGCTTCGGCCAGGTCTTCACCGGTGGGAACGACCTGGATCGTGTACGTGCCAGGCTCGAGGTCGCGGTAGTCGGAGACCGTCCGGTACGAGACGTCCTCGCGGATCAGCTCTCCGTCGACGTAGATGTCGATGTTGGGTGCGTCGGGTGAGAGGTGTGCACTTCGAGTCCGGACGCCGGTATCGGTCGGCTGGTCGTTCGTTTCGTGGTCACCCGAGGCGGCCACGGTGTTTCCGACGCCATTGACCACCACGAGGCCGCCGCCGATCTGTAGAATTCGTCGTCGGCTTACGCCATTTCCAGTCATGCAATTGTCACGAACGGCGATATCGGTAATAGTGCTAACAGTTGCAGGCGCAGGCCGATGCAGTTCCGAAGCTCGATATCCAACGCTCTGGGCCGTCCGAGCGAACCACCCGGTATGGAAGAATCCGATACGTCCACGCCCTGCCCGTCGCCGTCGAGTACGGCGACCTCGTGTTGACGATCACGCCCGCGGCCGTCGGGACCGAACGCGGTCTCGTCCTGGTCGACGTCGGCCCCGAGGCGATCGCCGACGCCCTCGCGGTCCACCTCTCGAATCTGGGCCGTGGACTCCCATCTGAGAAGCGGACTTCCGATGACAAGGGTTCGTCTAGCTCACCCGTACGGGAGTAGGGGCGAAGCCGGAGACCGGTGACGCGCACACGTCTCGAAACCTCAATCCAGCACATTTGCTGGTATTCTACCTGCGGTGGAAGCCCCTGGCGTTTACGCCGGGCGAAAATGTTACCCTTCGCCCTCGGACTGGTAGGGTTCTCCGACCGAGTGCCGCGGGAGGAGGTTCATGACTTCGGTTTCCAGATCGTCCGCCGAGACGAACCTGTCGTCGCTGGCTCCACTGATGATGTCCCCGAGGTTTTCCGTTCCCTCCGCGAGTACCAGTGTGACGTCGTCGGTCTGCGAGACGGCTTCGTCGTGGCTAATAGGGTAGTCCAACTCCGAGAGTACGGTCTCGAGGTGACTGAGTTTGACTTCACGGGCCATGATTCGAACCCCACCGACGACGGTCATAAAGGTACACACAACTGGTAACCGAACGGCCAGATGCGTCCCGAATCGCCGCCGGAATCCATCGATACGAGAACCCGACGGTGCCACTCGGAGCGCTCTCGCGCCCGTTCGGTCCGGCGGCCGCGGTCAGCGAGACGACGACGTCGCATGACTCGGCGACGGTCATCCAGTACTCATCTGCTTTCCACGGAAGTCAGTTCGGTCCGCAATCGAGATCGTCCCCCGCGAGACGCCCCTCGTCGACCGGTTCGCGTCGTCAGTCGTCTTTCGGGATGAGTCCCTGACTCGAGCCGGTCAGAACGGTTTCACCGTCCGAATTCTCACAGACGATCTCCGACTCGAACCGGTAGGAGTCCTCACGTTCGACGACCGTGTCGTAGGTCGATCGGCAGGTGATCGAGTCGCCGGTATAGACGGGGCGATGGAAGTTGAATTCCAGCGTGCTGGCCAGTACTTCGTTGTCGCTTCCCATCTTGGTGGGCAGGGTCGCGGTCAACAACCCCTGTACCATCACACGTCCGTCTTCGTCCGGTTCGGTGTGCCGGGGCTGGTCGTCACCGGAGAGTTCCGCAAACTGCCGTACGTCGTCGACTGAAAACGTCCGTTCGAACGTTCTCGTCTGTCCCTCGACGGGCGGTGTCATTACAATCGCGTTGCCGATATACGACGAAAAGCGTTGGGAAAGTTGGGGCGAGGTGAATCGTCGGCTCTCGATACTGGTCGAGTACGGTGTCGTTCCCGGAGTCAAACGGGGATACTACGAGATCACTGAGGTCGTCGAGAACGGAGATGAGGTCACTTCTCACTGCTATCGAGGAAGCAACCATTCACTTCATCTGCAAACCGAACGGCACCCCGAAAACACTTATGAATAGTATTTTATAAGCGGCGTATGGAGAAGGCTCGTGTCGGTCTGTCGCTGGTTATTGTGGTTCTCCTCACGGGGGCGATTTTCTATCCGGGTGCCCTCGCAAGACCGTACAGTGGGGACTCAGAAAATTATGCGATAGCACACGAATCGACAGTCGCATACGAGGAAACGCTTGCCGATGCCCCTCGCACTAGTGTTCGAAACGTTACTGTAGATGATTTTTCCGAGGGGCAACGAAGGGCCTTCGAGGGGGCGAAAGAACAGACACCGAGCACCTTCGGGTGGCAGGGCATCGGGGACCCTCCAGTCTGTGATCCTGCACTACTTCTGTGCAACGAGTATGAGACGTTTCCAAACCCCGTCACTGAGGGTGATGCTGACCACACGACAGCTATCGTCGAAGACTCTACCGGGGAGGAGTATCTTGTCAAAATAGGCCTTCCTGGAGCAGAGTGGGACGTCGACGGAATCATTACATTCGTCACTAAACTACTAATTCTTGGCCCATTTGCTGTCTTCCTGGGTCCGTTTACGTTCTTCCGTTCATATCGAACGGGGACAGTCAGCCAACCACTCCCGACACGTTCCGCATTGGGAGATGCGTCCGCACTTGTAGTCATCGTCCTGGGATACCCGTATCTCTTGATGTACACCAATATTTCTCTCCCATCGTGGCATCTTCCGCTAGTCGCTGTGACAACCTGGGCAGTGATACTCGCTGAGACAGATCGCGTTGAAACCCGATTGGAGAAACAGTCAGTGTCTGACTGACGACGTGACAGAAACGAACTCTCTATCGGAGAGGGCTGTTTCTTCCGGTGATCAAACGCAGGCCAGGTGCTAATCGCACCATCTGTACGCGCCCTTTCGGCTAGCGGTCGTCATAGCGATCGGTCGCCCCGTTTCGCCACGTCACGACCTAGAACGGATGACTCCGACACGAATTCCCGCCGCTCGTCTCGAGTACGCGACGGGGCCCTCGAGCACCTGAAAAAAGGAACGTCGGTTCGCTGTTCAGTTCTCAGAAGGACTGGCCACGGACGTGTGGTGACGACGTTTGGCCACCCATCTGCTGGCCACCCATCTGCTGTGATTGGCTCTGCTGGGCGACTTGCTGGCTCGCCTGCGAAATCGTCTGGGAGAGCTGTTGTGCCTTCTGGATTACCTGCTGGACGCCCGGGATTTGGGACTGCTGGAGTTCCTGGGAACTCTGCTGGAGCGCTTGCTGGGTGCACTGGCCGAACGTCTGTGCCATGTCGGATTGGCGCAGTAGGAGAGTCTTCTGGAGGTGAATGGCTTGGGAGAGGTCAGCAAGCTTCCCGGAGGTGAACCGGTCGCCGGCCTCCATCGCCCGGCCGTGCGCCCACTCGGCGTCCGATTCGAGCTGCTCGAGTTGGTAGATGGCCTGTGAAACCTGCTGGGGGACGGCCTGGTCGAACGACTGCGGCTGCTGTTGGTACTGTTGCCCGGTCTGTTGCTGGGGCTGCTGTTGCCCGGTCTGTTGCTGGGGCTGCTGTTGCCCGGTCTGTTGCTGGGGCTGCTGGCGTCCGACCTGCTGGTAAGTTGCCTGTCCCTCTTGCTGTCGCGGTGGCTGTTGGTATGACATGGTTCTATAGACGGCGTCCTACGAGGTCGGGGATCCGGAAGCGCGTTGCCTCGTAGGGCATTGCGATCAGTCCAGCCGCCCCAGTAAAGACCCGGGATACTGTTTCTCCCACTCCCCTTACTGTTTCTCTCACGCGCTCCCGTTTCTCCCACTCGCGCTACCGTTTCTCCCACTCGAGTTCCTGGCGCGACTGTTCACGTCTATTCGGGCTTCCCGCCCGAGACGACCGGCCGGTCAAGAGATAGTTACCGGACGTCGTTCACGCGGTATATTTCTGTCACGCAATATGTCACGTCGCCGCCGACGCGATTCGTTTGCGTCGTCGACCGGAGTTCCCGCTGGTGGCTCGGACGACGGCGGACGGGGAACGTCTCCACGATGGCGAGGGCCGTTCCTCCGACGGCCGCGATCGACCGGTCGAATGCGCCGAGGACGCGGATTCGAACGAGCCGAGTCAGTCGAATACCGGCTCGAGAAACAGCTCGCCGGCCGGCGATAGTCCCGACAGCGCGTCCGCGGCCAGCACCGCCGCGGCGCCGGTCCACGTCGGCCGTTCGCCCGGCCAGAACTCCCCGTCCTCGAACTGATAGCCGGTCCAGAAGACGCCGTCGTCGTCGGTCCACTGAAAGAGCCACTCGTAGATCTCACGCGCCCGCTCCGTCTCACCGACTGCGGCCAGCGAGATGACCAGTTCGCAGGACTCGGCGACGGTCACCCAGGGCTCGTCGTCGACGCAGCGACAGCCCAGTCCCGCTTCGAGAAACCGGTCCATCCCTGCCTCGAGCCGATTGCGCGCTCGATCGCCGGTCAACACGCCACAGAGGACGGGATAGAACCAGTCCATCGCGTACCGCGATTTGCTCTCCCAGGTGCGATCGAACCGGTCGGGCCGCGAGCGAATCGCCTCGCCGAGTCGGGTGCGGGCCTCGAGCCACCGGTCGCGGTCCTCGGGATGGCCGAGTACGTCTGCGATCGCCGCACCGCACGCGAGGCTCTTGTAGATCGAGGCACAACCGGAGACGAGCGCGTCCTCGTACACCTCGCCGTCGGCCTTGACGGTCCAGTAGATCTCGCCCGTGGCAGCCTGCTGGCGGCACGCGAACGCGAGGGCGCTCTGAACCGTCGGCCAGAGTTCCTCGAGAAACGCCCGGTCGCCGGTACACCGATAGTGGTGCCAGATTCCGACGGCCACGTAGGCGCTCCGGTGGGTCTCCTTCCGCGGTTCGTCGCCGGCGTGTGACCCGTCACCGTCCTCCGAGTCGCCGTAGGTGGCCCACAGCGCCCCGTCGTCGTGCTGTGCGTCGGCCACCCAGCGGTACGCGCGGCGGGCGGCCTCGGTACGGCCGGCGACGGACAGCCCCATCGCGCTCTCGACGTGATCCCAGGGGTCGGCCGGCCCGTCGGCATACCAGAGGATGAGCCCGTCCGACCGCTGGACCCGTTCGATGTAGTCCGCCGCGGGCTCTAAGTCCCACGCGGTCAGCGTTTGCCGACCGGTCGCGTCGCTCACGGTCGTCCCTCCAGTCGGAAGTAATAGACGACGCTCTTGCCGACCAGTGGATCGAGCGCCCGCTCGAGCAGCCTGACGGGCCGCGGCGACTCCAGGACGTCCCACTCGAGAAAGCGGTCGTAGGCCCGGAGCGGGAGCGGCGGGTCGCCGCGCTCGTCGCGGTCCCACCAGAGACATTTCAGCCACCAGTAGGGGGCGTGCAGCGCGTGGGCGAAGTGGCTGTCGACCCGGCGGAATCCGCGCCGTTCGATCGCAGCGCGTAGCTCCTCACGGTCGAAGATGCGAACGTGGCCGCCCTCGACCTGATGATACTCGTCCGAGAGCGCCCAGCAGACGCGCTCGGGGCCGGCTCTTGGCACGCTCACCGCGAGCGCGCCGTCGGGCCGACAGACCCGCCGGAGCTCATCGATCGCGGCCTCGTAGTCGGGGAGATGCTCCAAGACCTCGGTACAGAGGACGACGTCGAAGGCCCCGTCTTCGAACGGCAGCCGGAGCGCGTCGCCGGCGCAGAACGTGACCGGGACGTCGGTCGCCCCGGCGACGTACTCGTCGTAGTCGTCCCGGGCGGCCGCCAGATTGTCCGGCCCGAGATCCAGCCCGACCACTTCGGCGACGTTCTCGAGGGCGGCGGCGTGGACGTGTCGGCCCTCGCCGCAGCCGACGTCGAGGACGCGGGTTCCCGGTGTCAGCGTGAGGCGGTCGAAATCGATCGTCTCCATCTCAGGCTCCCTGTCCCTGTGTTTCGATGGCGGTGTGATACGTTCGGACGGTTTCGCGGGCGGCCCGCTCCCAGTCGAACTCCTCGACGATGCGGTGGCGCCCTCGCTCGCCGAGGCGCCGACGGCGCTCGCCGTCCCCGAGTAACTCGCGGACGGCGTCGGCGAGCGCAGCGGAATCTCCCGGCTCGACGAGGACGCCGGCGTCGCCGACCACCTCGGGGAGCGCCCCACCGGTGGTGGCGACGACCGGGACGCCACAGGAAAGCGCTTCGCCGGCGGGGAGGCCGAAGCCCTCGTACAGCGAGGGGACGACCGCGACGTCCGCGGTCCCGTAGAGGTCGACCATTCGATCGTAGCTGATCTCGCTGTGCGTTTCGATCGCGTCTCCGATTCCCAGGTCCGATATCAGTCGATCGCAGTCGCCGCCGTCGTCGAACTCGCCCACGACGACGAGTTCGGCGTCGACGTCCTCGCGGACGTCCGCGAACGCCTCGAGCAGGTAGCGCGCGCCTTTCAGCGGCACGTCGGCGCTGACGGTCGTCATAACGCGCGGCCGGTCGCGCGGTCTGTCCCGGGGTTCGAACAGGTCGGTATCGATCCCGTTGTGGACGACCCGGATCGCGTCCGGGTCGGCACCGAAGTCCGCGACCGTGTGCCGTCTGGCGGACTCGGAGACGGTCAGCACGTGGGGCAAGTCCTGTACGACGTTGCGTTGCATCTCGAGAAACCGGTACCACCGACGTATCAGCAGCCGCTCTTTCCAGTCGTCGGCCGCGGCGAGGGCGGCGTCTCGGTCCACGGTGATCGGATGGTGGACGGTCGCGACGACCGGGTGGCCCCGCTCGCGAAGCGTGTGGAGTCCGTGACAGAGCGATTGGTTGTCGTGGACGACGTCGTAGTCGGGCTGGTGCTCCTCGAAGTAGTCGACGACGCGACGGCCGAACGCGTACGGATCCGGAAAGCCGCCGGTCAGGGCGCTCAGCCACTCGTAGAGCGCGAGCGGGTCGCGGAGATACGAGAGTTCGAACTGCCCGAGTCGGTCGAGTTCGTCGACGACGTTCTCGCCGGGCAATCGGATCAGTCCGACGCCGTCGTCGAGATCCGGGTACGGTTTCCCCGATATCACGTCGACGGAGTGGCCGAGTTCGGTCAACGCTCGGCTGAGATACTTCACGTAGACGCCCTGTCCCCCCGAGTACGGGTTCGACCGATAGCTCAGCAGACAGACGTCGAGTGGCTCGTCGGCGGGCGCGGCTGTCTCGAGCGACGGCTCCGACTCCGCCGGCACCCCTGTGGCGGTCGACCCCCCTGCCGACACGGACGAGGTGATACTGCTCCCCCGAAGAAGACGTCTGAACGTACCAGTGACCATCGCAGTCTATTCTGCATGTGTGGTCACTCCCTCATAAACCTCTCGCTCGTGTACTGTTTCTTGACAGTGTTCCGTCCGGAGATGAGACTCCTCGTGTGCCGATCGACGAGGCGAGAACCGTCCGGCCCCTCGAGCGGGCCGTCTCTTCCGACTCGCGGCCGACGGCGCGAATCGGGTTGGCCTGCTGGCCGATCCGCGGGCCTGCCCGCCGGCCGACACCTTCCGTCTCGGTCGCTACTTCGTGTCCCGCCGCATGGCGATCTCGAACCACGGGCAGAGTCGAAGCTGACGGTACCATTCCGGGTGCGCGTCGAGGCGCTCGTAGGGGACCCACATCAGCCCCGCGACCTCCTCTTCGTCGGGCTCGAGGCTCCGGTCCGACAGCGTCAGTTTGAGGACGGTACAGACCTCGTGCTCGACGCCTTCGTTCTCGAAGTAGCGCTTGTACTCGAAGCGGTCGGTCACCCGCAGATCGTCGTACTGATCGGGCGTGATCCCCAGTTCCTCCTCGAGACGCTCGCGGGTCGCCTCCTCCTGGCTCTGCCCCTCGACGGGGTGGGACGCGACGGTGCCGTCCCAGAAGGTTCCCCAGAGACGCTTGCCGGGTGCGCGCTGGGCGAGTAAGATGTTCCCCTCGCCGTCGAAGACGAGTGAGGTGAACGCGCGGTGGCG encodes the following:
- a CDS encoding NUDIX hydrolase, with the translated sequence MSTPQEDLEHENARQDVIAVDGDDTELELVNRLEAHTDDGVRHRAFTSLVFDGEGNILLAQRAPGKRLWGTFWDGTVASHPVEGQSQEEATRERLEEELGITPDQYDDLRVTDRFEYKRYFENEGVEHEVCTVLKLTLSDRSLEPDEEEVAGLMWVPYERLDAHPEWYRQLRLCPWFEIAMRRDTK